The stretch of DNA TACTGGAGCATTGATGCCTTAAGGGAAGAGCGGATGATTGCCCCCGGGCTTGCTCATCTTTTTGATTACTTTTACTTTTCTGCGGTGGTCACCACCACGCTGGGACTGGGAGACATTGTCCCCTTGAGTGAACTCGACAAATTTCTGATGAGTGTGCAGAGCTTGAGCGGATTCTTGATGCTGGGTATTTTTGTGGGAATGCTGCAGCGCAAGTTTTAAAAAGGAGCGACCACTCTGTCGCCCCTCTTTGTGTCTTGATTGAATTCTTTTCTACAAAAGCAGCCAAAGCACCGGCTGTAAGGCCACGATGCCCAAGAGCAATCCGATGGCGATATTCTTGTTGAAGCGTTCTCCCTTAAGTTCGTGTTCCATCATTTGTACGGATTCTTCTTGGCGTTTGATTTTTCCATCGATGAGGTGTGCTTGTTCACGGACCAATTCTTCTTTTTCGTGGTATTCTAGAAGGGGAACGGAATGCTTCATTTGAGTCTCCAATTGCCCAAGACGGTAGTTGGCGGATTCCAGCTTGTTGTGGTATTCGCGGACTTCTCTTCGGGACAGATCGTAGAGTTCTTCGAAGACTTGCTCTCGTGCGCTGTGCTGAGTGAGTGCTCCGGTTTCCATTGGAATGGGCTTTTCGATCGTCTCCTCAATTTCCCCGGTTTCGGCATCAAAGATGGCTTGCGTTTCGCGCGCGGCGCTGCCATCCACATGACGGTGAGCCCGTCCAGGAACCTCCGGAGAAGCTCCGTGCATGTTCTGGAACTGAGACACTTTTAAGTTGTTGAGTTCTTCTTCCGAGAGCAAAATGCTTCCTCCTTTTTTGCGGGCGGAGAGCCGTTTGTTTCGAATATAACGGTCGATTGTGCGAGTGGAGACATCAAGAAGATCTGCCGCCTGCTTGCGCGTGAGGGTGAACTTTGGGTTTTGTACATTCATGGTGGCGTGGGGTGAAGGATGCCGCTTACTGTCTACTTTGTAGCTTAACAAAGGCTGTCCACTTTGACTATATTTTTACCTGGGCTTGCTCTTGCGGAGACACTGATTTGATGCCGAAACATATCTGGTTTATACTGCGGTCATGATTGAACTTATCTTTGCCAATGAGGCAAATGACGCCATTGATGCCCACATATTTGAGACGCTTTTGGCGAGGCTCCCGGAAGTGATGGGGCGCTTGGATTATGAGGACCTTGAACTTTTGCTCACGGATGACTCGACCATTCACGCCCTCAATAAACAGTATCGTGGAAAAGACAGACCTACAGATGTCTTGTCTTTCTCTTTAGAAGACCCTGTCCACTTGGGCCAGTTGGTCATTTCTGTGGATCGAGCACGAGAGCAGGCCGAGCAGATTGGACAGTCTTTGGAGGAAGAACTTCGGTTCTTGTTTGCCCACGGTGTTTTGCACCTTTTGGGCTACGATCATGAAGAGCCCGAGGAAGAAAAGGAGATGCTCGAAAAAACTTATGCACTTTTGGGGAGGTCCGTTTTGGGTCAACCCTGAACTGGTTCGCCCAGGAGAACATTCACAAGGGCAAAGCTAACGAGCAGAAAGACAATAGCTGCAGCAGGTACAACGCAAAAGAGTAATGCTTTTTTGAGCAAATTCTTGCGTTTCTTTTGGTCTTTTTCGATGAGCCCAATGATCAAAAAAACGGGGCATGCAACGCCAGCCACTATGGTGCTTAAAGTGATAAGGATGCCTAGACCACCGAGGATAAAATTTAGACTGGTCAAGATGCTTTCTTTCATATAAAAAGGGTTACTCCCACTCGATGGTGGCGGGGGGTTTGTTGGTGATGTCGTAGAAGACGGCGGAAATTTTTGGGTCTTGGAGGAGAGTGGCGGTCAGTTCGGCGAGCTCCGGCATGGGGAGCTGGGCAAAATGTGCGGTCATGGCTTCCTCGGAAACGATGGGGCGCAGCACCAGGGATTCTTTGCCGGGTGTATTCACGGAGAGGGGGAGCAGCACGGTGGGCATTTGCCACACTTCCCGTGCGCGGCCGATTTCTTTGAGCCAGAGCATGGCCAACTTGTCTGCTTTTTGTAGCGTTTCCACCCGGGATTGCGTGAGAGATCCGGGCGTGAAATGCAGGGCCGTGATGCCTTGAGGTGCCAGGGTGTAGAGCACGCGATTGATTCCCGGGAAGCGATTGGTGAGCGCCGGGGCGAGTTGCGCCAGTTCTTCCCAAGTGGCGGGGCCTGAAAGGGCCAGTGGGTGACGGTAGGTTCGGAAATCACCCTGAACCCCAACGGATTTGATGGGAAGGATGCGGGCGGACAGGGCACTGTTTTTTTCTTTGAGGAAGTTTTGGATGGCGGCCTCCAAATCTGCGGGGTGCTCGGGCCAGTCTTCCGCTTCGGCGCACAGGATGCGCACCGCCAAGCCGGGGCCCGGGAAGGGGTGGCGCCAAACAAGCGAGGCCGGGAGGCCGAGCTTTTCGCCCACTTCGCGCACTTCGTCTTTGTACAGGTCTTTGAGGGGTTCGATGACGCGGCCTTGTTTGATGAGCTCTTCTATTTCTGGCACACGGTTGTGGTGTGTTTTTATTTTTGAGGAATTTTTGGTGCCGCCGGATTCAATGGTGTCCGGATAAATGGTGCCCTGGCCCAAGAGCCAATGTTCCGGGTTCAGTTCCAGTTGCGCAGCCATTTTGCGTTGAATTTCCAAAAAGACGCGTCCGATGATTTCTCGTTTCTTTTCTGGTTCATGGATTCCTTCAAGGGCCTTAAAAAAGTCGTTTCTGCCATCGTAGACATGAAGGTTCTGAATGCCCTCCGCGTGCAGGGCTCCTTCCACTTCTTCTCGCTCGCCGCTGCGCATAAAGCCGGTGTCCACAAAGAGGCCGTACACTCTGTCTTGCCCCAGGGCTTTCACCAGGAGTACAAAGGCCACGGTGCTGTCCACTCCGCCACTGATGAGCATGAAGACTTTACGGTCGCCCACTTGCTCCTGGATGGCCGCGGCCGCGTGATCCACAAAGTTGCCCAAATTCCAGTCTCGCTCCGCGCCACAAATGTCCAAAAAGTTGGCGAGCAGAATGGGGCCTTTCACGGTGTGCACTACTTCGGTGTGAAATTGAATGCCGTAAAAATTGCGGCGAAGATCTCCCACGGCGGAGTAGGCGTCATCGGTGGAAGAGGCGAGGATTTCAAAACCTTCGGGCAACTGGGTGACTCGGTCTCCGTGGCTCATCCATACCTGCGTCTCTTCCCCTTGTTCAAAGCCGTCGAACAAAGCCTCATTTTTTTGCACGGTGATTTTTGCTTTTCCAAATTCACGGCCCTGCCCTTGGCCCGGCTCCACTTTCCCCCCGAGGAGATGCGTGAGGAGTTGGTGTCCATAACAAATACCCAAAATCGGGATCCCGAGCTCAAACATACCCGCGGGCGCCGTGGGGCTGCCGGCTTCGTAAACCGAAGACGGGCCTCCGGAAAGGATGATGCCTTTGTACTCTTTTAAAGACTCGGCGCTTGTGTCTGCGGGGTCCAAAATTTCACTATAAACGCCTAGCCGACGAATCCGCGTGGCAATGAGATGCGCGTACTGACTTCCGTAGTCGAGAATGGCAATTTTATTCATTGCCTGCATTATCGGGCCTTATTGCAGAAAAGCCAAGCCTAAGCAGCTTTCTGGACTTCTTGGGTCACATTTCGCAAAGCACGCACGCCCCTAAAGGGATTCGCAATGTATGCAAGGTCCTCCTTAGAATCACCCTCCGCAGCCTGCCAAAACCATGCCTTGCCGCGCGCGGCGCTATCGGAGAGCCATTCTTCTCTAGTACTGCCCGTTGAAAAGAGTCCAAGGTTCTGGAGCGCTTCGAGCATTGCTTTATTAGCCATTTGTAGGCCGACTGCACCGTTCTGATGAAGAAGATTTAGGATATTTTCGGCACTGAGAGCCGTACCTATGCCCATCCTGTTTTCTTGTCTTATCTTAGCTCCCGCCTCCGTGGCGGTAATCCAAACTCCGGCGTCACCCTGTCCGTTGGGTCCTTTCCTGCTTGGCGCACTTTCCATGAGATAAGTTTCACCATTAATTTGTGCAAGTACCAAGTAGCTTCCCTGCGTTTCTCGTGGCTTTAAGGCCTTGATGGTATTGAGCGTATCGAGGGAAAGCTGGGTTTCTCCGCTCCCCAGGCGGGTGAGAAATGTGTCTAAGGCTTCCGGGGAACCAAATCCAAAGTTGTTGTGTTTTGTGGCGAGCGCACGCATCCTTTCTGTTATTGTACGCACTGATTCTGGACATTCGCAGGCTGTTTCTTTCATGAGCTGAGGGGCGCCTAAGGCCGCGGCCACTCCACCTTCTACAAGCTCGAATGTCTTCTCAACTGGAGTTCGGTTGGCGGGGAGTTCTGGGGCGCGGGGTCCCTCGATTTCTGGTTTTTGTTCTTCGGTGGGTATTCCTTCAGTGGTGGTGAGTTGTCCCATATTGGTTAGTTTAGTTCCCAAGCCTAAAAGCCTTTTGTGGATTTGTCAATACCTCCAGGTTCGGTTTTTGGGTTAACCCAAGTTTTTCTGGACTATTCGGTGATCGGCTCTTCCTCGACGGGCACTTCCTCCTCTGGGACTTCCGATTCTTCCGGCTCCTCCGGCTCCACAAGATCGCGGAGGACTACGGTGAGGGTGCGGGGGTTTGGGGTGATGGCGTTGCCGCTGCTGTCTGTGAGGCCGCGGAGCGTGATTTCGTAGCGTTCCTCAATTTGCTCGGTCATGCCGGAGGTGGTCAAAATAACAGCGGAGCCGTCCACACGGATGTTGGTGAGGGTGAGGGCATCGGTCACGGAGGAGTCAGAGAAATCCGTGTCGAGGATTTCATAATTGGCGGGGTCTTCGCCGTGCTGGGTGTTCAGGGGCTCATTGAACACGATGGTGATTTCGTTGAGCGCAGTGATTTCGTGGCTCACGACTCTGGGGGAACTCTCGTCATCCAAAAGAGAAAAACTCAATTCGGCATCCGTGAGAAGAGCGCCCTCAAAAATGCCGAGATTTTCGCGCACTTCAAATGAGGAGGATTCCATGCTCACGCCTTGGGGGAGATGCACAAGCACTCGGTAGCGGTCGCCCAAGGTTCCGGGCTGTTTGTGCAAATGCAGGTGGTAAACCCCCTCGCTCCACACATATTCTGGGAGTTCGTAGCTGTAAGAGTAAGAGACCGATTCGCCGGGCTGTAGATTCACCATTTCTCCCAAAACCAGAACATCCTCACGATCCTCCGTGATCTCGCCTCCGTTTTCAATGTTGGCGCCAAGAGGAATCATGGTGCGAAGGTAACTGGTGTAAGGCCCGCTCAAAGGAATATTCCAGCTGCCTTCGTGCGAAAGGGTGACGGTGACTTTGCCTTTGACCACGGGGTTGCCGAGCACATCGTTTTGACCGGTGACTTCGAGTTCGTATTGGATATCCCGAGTGATGTAGCGATTGGATTTCATCCCACCATAGTTGGCGTCGTTGATGGCCAAAAAGTCTCCGCTGTCCGACTGAGGTAGAGCTCCATCCCAGTTTCGAGCGTGGAAAGATTTTTGGAGTCCACTGCGGGTGAAGCTGGCGAGCAGGTGTTTTTCTTCAAAAGCCTGGGCGGTGAGATCCCGGATGGTGAGCAGACGCCAAGGAAGAATGATGCTTTTAAACAGGATTTTTTTGACGATGGGGCTGGTGATGTTTTTGCGCTCGGCCAAGGCCTCTTCGTTGTGACGGTCGATGTCGGAGACCACGGATGAAAGCGTTTCGAAAAGATTCTGCTCGGTGAGTTCGTATTCTTCGATTTTGAGGGGCTCGTAAAGTCCCACAAGTTGTTCCAAAAAGGTAAAGTCGGCCGCGATGACGCCGGAGACGCGGGCATTGGGCTGAGTGAGTTGGTAAAACTCAATGAGTTCGTCTTTGGCGATGGTGAAGTCCGGGTCAAAGTTTGCGTCGCG from Candidatus Gracilibacteria bacterium encodes:
- a CDS encoding DUF4012 domain-containing protein; translation: MFDPSYGTSGYTPSHFHENKRTETAAHSRKKSLPKRVLKWALAIFAILIFFVWLLMGPFRFMFWRTAGFTGFPFGNRTYLVLFQNNYELRPTGGFISTYGELSFSHGLFSGLEFHDVYGEIDDHEFIEPPLILSALLSGEGYQGHTFRDANFDPDFTIAKDELIEFYQLTQPNARVSGVIAADFTFLEQLVGLYEPLKIEEYELTEQNLFETLSSVVSDIDRHNEEALAERKNITSPIVKKILFKSIILPWRLLTIRDLTAQAFEEKHLLASFTRSGLQKSFHARNWDGALPQSDSGDFLAINDANYGGMKSNRYITRDIQYELEVTGQNDVLGNPVVKGKVTVTLSHEGSWNIPLSGPYTSYLRTMIPLGANIENGGEITEDREDVLVLGEMVNLQPGESVSYSYSYELPEYVWSEGVYHLHLHKQPGTLGDRYRVLVHLPQGVSMESSSFEVRENLGIFEGALLTDAELSFSLLDDESSPRVVSHEITALNEITIVFNEPLNTQHGEDPANYEILDTDFSDSSVTDALTLTNIRVDGSAVILTTSGMTEQIEERYEITLRGLTDSSGNAITPNPRTLTVVLRDLVEPEEPEESEVPEEEVPVEEEPITE
- the guaA gene encoding glutamine-hydrolyzing GMP synthase; amino-acid sequence: MNKIAILDYGSQYAHLIATRIRRLGVYSEILDPADTSAESLKEYKGIILSGGPSSVYEAGSPTAPAGMFELGIPILGICYGHQLLTHLLGGKVEPGQGQGREFGKAKITVQKNEALFDGFEQGEETQVWMSHGDRVTQLPEGFEILASSTDDAYSAVGDLRRNFYGIQFHTEVVHTVKGPILLANFLDICGAERDWNLGNFVDHAAAAIQEQVGDRKVFMLISGGVDSTVAFVLLVKALGQDRVYGLFVDTGFMRSGEREEVEGALHAEGIQNLHVYDGRNDFFKALEGIHEPEKKREIIGRVFLEIQRKMAAQLELNPEHWLLGQGTIYPDTIESGGTKNSSKIKTHHNRVPEIEELIKQGRVIEPLKDLYKDEVREVGEKLGLPASLVWRHPFPGPGLAVRILCAEAEDWPEHPADLEAAIQNFLKEKNSALSARILPIKSVGVQGDFRTYRHPLALSGPATWEELAQLAPALTNRFPGINRVLYTLAPQGITALHFTPGSLTQSRVETLQKADKLAMLWLKEIGRAREVWQMPTVLLPLSVNTPGKESLVLRPIVSEEAMTAHFAQLPMPELAELTATLLQDPKISAVFYDITNKPPATIEWE
- a CDS encoding helix-turn-helix domain-containing protein; this translates as MNVQNPKFTLTRKQAADLLDVSTRTIDRYIRNKRLSARKKGGSILLSEEELNNLKVSQFQNMHGASPEVPGRAHRHVDGSAARETQAIFDAETGEIEETIEKPIPMETGALTQHSAREQVFEELYDLSRREVREYHNKLESANYRLGQLETQMKHSVPLLEYHEKEELVREQAHLIDGKIKRQEESVQMMEHELKGERFNKNIAIGLLLGIVALQPVLWLLL
- the ybeY gene encoding rRNA maturation RNase YbeY → MIELIFANEANDAIDAHIFETLLARLPEVMGRLDYEDLELLLTDDSTIHALNKQYRGKDRPTDVLSFSLEDPVHLGQLVISVDRAREQAEQIGQSLEEELRFLFAHGVLHLLGYDHEEPEEEKEMLEKTYALLGRSVLGQPGTGSPRRTFTRAKLTSRKTIAAAGTTQKSNAFLSKFLRFFWSFSMSPMIKKTGHATPATMVLKVIRMPRPPRIKFRLVKMLSFI